One genomic region from Polynucleobacter sp. MWH-P3-07-1 encodes:
- a CDS encoding MFS transporter — MLKTILALPRTVWLIGLISLVNDSASEMLYPLMPLYLASVLMAGPKALGIIEGIAEATSSIFKLFSGVIVDRTKKAKPWIILGYTLAGLGRPLIAFANSWLWVLAIRFTDRMGKGLRSSPRDALLAESVSENQRGITFGLHRSMDNAGAVIGPLLASLFLYLEVPLRQIFFWAIIPGLITIGLACCIKEPPREVVTQSNTFSWSLEGMPDQFKRYLVVAGIFALGNSSDMFLLLRAREAGVAQDQIPLLWAAISLITTVFGTPLSALSDTFGRKRFILIAWIAFAFFYIAMGFPGISIYQIFCLFGIYALFKAATEGVEKAFVADLAPKGMAGTAFGWFNLITGLMLFPASFIFGWVYESIAPLYAFLFSGGCALVAFALMAFWVHRNEAS, encoded by the coding sequence ATGCTGAAAACTATCCTAGCCCTTCCTCGAACTGTTTGGCTCATTGGCCTCATTAGCTTAGTTAATGACTCGGCGAGTGAAATGCTCTATCCATTAATGCCTTTGTATCTTGCATCTGTTTTAATGGCTGGACCCAAAGCCCTGGGAATTATTGAAGGCATCGCCGAAGCGACTTCAAGTATCTTTAAGTTGTTTTCAGGGGTGATTGTGGATCGCACCAAAAAAGCCAAGCCTTGGATTATTTTAGGTTACACCTTGGCTGGACTTGGAAGACCTTTGATTGCCTTTGCCAACTCATGGTTGTGGGTGCTGGCAATTCGGTTTACCGATCGCATGGGCAAGGGTCTGCGTAGTTCACCTCGCGATGCTCTCTTGGCTGAAAGTGTTAGTGAAAATCAAAGGGGCATTACCTTTGGCCTGCATCGCTCAATGGATAACGCAGGCGCAGTCATTGGCCCACTATTAGCGTCACTCTTTTTGTATCTTGAAGTGCCATTAAGACAGATTTTCTTTTGGGCCATCATTCCCGGTCTAATTACGATTGGCTTGGCTTGCTGTATTAAAGAGCCTCCAAGGGAGGTTGTCACGCAATCAAATACATTTAGCTGGTCGCTAGAGGGCATGCCAGATCAATTTAAGAGATATTTAGTGGTTGCTGGTATTTTTGCTTTGGGCAATTCCTCAGACATGTTCTTGTTATTAAGAGCCAGAGAGGCGGGGGTTGCCCAAGATCAGATTCCATTGCTCTGGGCGGCAATCTCATTGATTACCACCGTGTTTGGGACTCCCTTATCAGCACTATCAGATACATTTGGGCGTAAGCGATTTATCTTGATTGCTTGGATTGCTTTTGCATTCTTTTATATCGCCATGGGTTTTCCGGGCATTTCCATCTATCAAATCTTTTGTCTATTCGGGATATATGCCTTATTCAAAGCCGCCACAGAAGGAGTAGAGAAAGCCTTTGTAGCAGACTTGGCACCCAAAGGCATGGCTGGTACCGCATTTGGCTGGTTTAATTTAATTACTGGATTAATGTTGTTTCCAGCTTCATTTATCTTTGGCTGGGTATATGAATCAATTGCGCCTCTGTACGCATTCTTATTTTCAGGCGGATGCGCCTTAGTGGCATTTGCGCTGATGGCTTTTTGGGTTCATAGGAACGAGGCATCCTAG